A region of Moorena producens PAL-8-15-08-1 DNA encodes the following proteins:
- the bla gene encoding class A beta-lactamase has protein sequence MMRLKSLWLSLLVAIALGNIFMLPEFAQASNFDPAHWLVAGNEIQILSQGVRCDRTIAISDAMKILVKDKVGTAGVAARPVEGGCLILLNAKKWFPMASTVKLPIAMALLDQVDAGNLRLDTLVEIDDSEWVLSPVVASEFVHPGVALSVANLIEVMITLSDNTTTDVCLRLVGGPDAVDDYVTSLGIKGMDISRYMRGLLKDFYDLDSGRENIPKAAEFLENNPDQVAAPNEAFEADPRDQVKPLAMLDLLLKLFNGDALSPDSTQFLLGIMGRTKTGSGRLKGLLPSGILVEHKTGTVGGVANDVGYIRLPDGRRVAIAVFTKSSTKAPQERERAIAEIGRLLFDVYLTETPQLIF, from the coding sequence ATGATGAGATTGAAATCACTCTGGCTGAGTTTATTGGTGGCGATCGCCCTGGGTAACATCTTTATGCTCCCCGAATTTGCTCAAGCTTCTAACTTCGATCCAGCCCATTGGCTGGTGGCAGGGAATGAAATTCAGATCCTATCGCAGGGTGTCCGTTGTGACCGTACGATCGCAATATCCGACGCTATGAAAATCCTCGTTAAGGATAAAGTCGGCACGGCAGGAGTCGCAGCCCGTCCCGTCGAGGGAGGATGCTTAATCTTGCTGAATGCCAAGAAGTGGTTTCCGATGGCGAGTACGGTTAAGCTTCCCATTGCGATGGCACTACTTGACCAAGTAGACGCGGGGAATCTTCGATTGGATACGTTGGTTGAGATTGACGACTCCGAGTGGGTTTTATCACCCGTGGTCGCGAGTGAATTTGTTCACCCAGGTGTAGCCCTTTCGGTGGCAAATCTGATTGAAGTCATGATCACTCTGAGTGATAACACCACCACTGATGTCTGTCTGCGCCTAGTCGGAGGCCCCGATGCTGTCGATGACTATGTCACTTCACTGGGCATCAAAGGCATGGATATCTCTCGCTACATGCGAGGGTTGCTTAAGGATTTCTACGACTTAGATAGTGGACGAGAGAACATCCCGAAAGCTGCCGAATTCCTAGAAAACAACCCTGATCAGGTAGCCGCCCCTAATGAGGCGTTTGAGGCTGATCCCAGAGATCAGGTTAAACCACTTGCCATGCTCGATCTATTGCTTAAGCTGTTCAACGGTGATGCCTTGTCCCCAGACAGTACCCAATTTTTGCTTGGTATTATGGGTCGGACAAAAACGGGATCTGGACGCCTCAAAGGATTGTTGCCGTCTGGCATCCTCGTCGAGCACAAGACCGGTACAGTGGGCGGTGTTGCCAACGACGTGGGATATATCCGACTCCCGGACGGACGTAGAGTGGCAATCGCCGTCTTTACAAAAAGCAGCACAAAAGCCCCTCAGGAGCGCGAGCGTGCGATTGCGGAAATTGGCAGACTGCTTTTTGATGTCTATCTCACTGAAACGCCGCAATTAATATTCTGA
- a CDS encoding Rpn family recombination-promoting nuclease/putative transposase yields the protein MAYPLKDKYISLLTDFGFKRVFGTEPNKGLLIDFLNTLLPPRHHIEDVTFKNTENLGNTPVDRKGIFDIYCQSKNGERFIVEIQKAKQNFFKDRSVYYSTFPIQEQAQKGDWDYQLKAVYTVGVLDFVFDDHRHDETILHTVELKNQDCQVFYDKLKFLYIELPKFTKTLDQLETHFDKWLFVLKNLSELQNRPQPFQESVFNQLFDVAEIANFSRTEQDNYQNSLKYYRDMNNIVETSRQEGLLQGREEGLQEGRAEGLKQGREEGAQRERALILRLLSRSLGEIPSELQQQILQLSLDKLEGLSEACLDFSNVDDLRAWLNQNQE from the coding sequence ATGGCCTATCCACTCAAAGATAAGTACATTAGTTTACTCACCGATTTTGGCTTTAAGCGTGTCTTTGGTACAGAGCCAAATAAAGGGCTACTTATTGATTTTTTAAACACCCTGTTACCACCCCGACATCATATTGAAGATGTCACCTTCAAGAATACGGAAAATTTAGGAAACACTCCTGTAGACCGCAAAGGAATTTTTGACATCTATTGTCAATCCAAAAACGGGGAACGTTTTATAGTCGAGATTCAAAAAGCCAAACAAAACTTCTTTAAGGATAGAAGTGTTTACTATTCCACATTTCCGATCCAAGAACAAGCGCAAAAAGGCGATTGGGATTATCAGTTAAAGGCGGTTTATACTGTCGGTGTCTTAGATTTTGTTTTTGACGACCATAGACATGATGAAACAATCCTACATACTGTGGAGCTAAAAAATCAGGATTGTCAAGTATTTTATGACAAACTCAAATTCCTGTATATTGAGTTACCCAAGTTTACTAAAACCCTAGACCAATTAGAAACACATTTTGATAAATGGCTGTTTGTCCTGAAAAATCTCTCAGAATTACAGAATCGCCCTCAACCATTCCAAGAGTCGGTATTTAATCAATTGTTTGATGTGGCAGAAATTGCCAATTTTTCTCGTACTGAACAGGATAACTACCAAAACAGTCTCAAATATTACCGGGATATGAATAATATTGTCGAGACGTCTAGACAAGAAGGGTTGCTACAAGGTCGCGAAGAAGGTTTACAAGAAGGTCGAGCAGAAGGGCTCAAACAAGGTCGAGAAGAAGGAGCACAACGAGAACGAGCACTGATCCTCCGTCTGCTATCCCGTAGCTTAGGAGAAATACCCAGTGAATTGCAACAGCAAATTCTTCAACTATCACTGGACAAGTTGGAAGGGTTGAGTGAAGCCTGCTTAGATTTCTCTAATGTTGATGATTTAAGGGCTTGGTTGAATCAAAATCAAGAGTAA
- a CDS encoding P-loop NTPase fold protein, translated as MSNAKYWKPAYQLFNPEQPLTTPEEMKDFYIQREDSPVENLIATLVMEDQPAKFLLAGHRGSGKTTELRRIEQELAENYAVIWVDTATALDRYNIGYAEVVVLIGMEVCRQAIKAGWWSNRDQRLLDDLENSLTTVIYQDKETDTEQLELPEVLKKIGLILKRGLTRDMTKTLNIRPAVSDIIDRVNDIIKAAEKDRKQKLLVIVDGLDRHDLRTALEMFASPLLTELECHIIYTIPISLRYSPSFRQPMESFQCLDLYNLPVFECDRNSRPTSTRNQVGRDILKSVITKRLAKINETDLFTPDALELLSEKSGGVIRDLIRLARGACQVALKKRKEYVDTTIAKEAIQEERKAYTINDYHFTELATVHETGRLTTNTHHLPNQGNIVICDELLQNKYVLGYYGDHTWFDVHPIIIEYLEQWQGSQNSGTGNREQGTGNSNTI; from the coding sequence ATGAGCAACGCCAAGTATTGGAAACCAGCTTACCAACTCTTTAACCCAGAGCAACCCCTGACCACACCAGAGGAAATGAAAGATTTTTATATCCAGCGAGAGGATAGTCCAGTAGAAAATTTAATCGCTACTCTGGTAATGGAAGACCAGCCAGCTAAGTTTTTGTTAGCTGGTCATCGGGGCAGTGGAAAAACAACAGAATTGCGACGAATTGAACAGGAGCTAGCAGAAAACTATGCGGTGATCTGGGTTGATACGGCAACAGCTCTCGACCGCTATAACATTGGTTATGCTGAGGTAGTGGTGTTGATTGGGATGGAGGTTTGTCGCCAAGCGATTAAAGCAGGCTGGTGGTCAAATCGGGATCAGCGCTTACTGGATGATTTGGAAAATAGCCTAACAACAGTAATTTATCAAGATAAAGAAACGGATACTGAACAGTTAGAGTTACCAGAGGTTTTAAAAAAAATAGGGTTAATTCTGAAACGGGGATTAACTCGGGACATGACCAAAACCCTTAACATTCGTCCTGCTGTTAGTGACATCATTGATCGAGTAAACGATATTATCAAAGCTGCTGAGAAAGATCGTAAGCAAAAATTATTAGTGATTGTAGATGGTCTCGATCGCCATGATTTGAGAACTGCTCTGGAAATGTTTGCTAGTCCGCTCCTCACAGAATTAGAGTGTCATATTATTTACACCATTCCAATTTCCTTACGATATTCCCCTAGCTTTCGGCAACCGATGGAAAGCTTTCAATGTTTGGATTTGTATAATTTGCCTGTATTTGAATGCGATCGCAATTCTCGTCCCACCTCAACCCGTAACCAAGTTGGTCGAGATATATTGAAGTCTGTCATTACCAAACGATTAGCTAAAATTAACGAGACAGACCTATTCACTCCCGATGCCCTAGAGCTATTATCTGAAAAGAGTGGTGGTGTGATCCGGGATTTAATCCGACTAGCGCGGGGGGCTTGTCAGGTCGCCCTGAAGAAACGAAAGGAATATGTAGACACAACCATTGCTAAGGAGGCAATTCAAGAAGAACGCAAAGCCTATACTATCAACGACTATCATTTTACGGAATTGGCTACTGTTCACGAAACTGGTCGCTTAACTACCAATACCCATCATTTGCCCAACCAAGGCAACATTGTAATTTGTGATGAACTTTTACAAAATAAGTATGTCTTAGGGTATTACGGTGACCATACCTGGTTTGATGTGCATCCAATTATTATTGAATACTTGGAACAGTGGCAAGGGAGTCAGAATTCAGGAACAGGGAACAGGGAACAGGGAACAGGGAACAGTAATACTATTTGA